One window from the genome of Daphnia pulex isolate KAP4 chromosome 9, ASM2113471v1 encodes:
- the LOC124202896 gene encoding neuron navigator 3-like isoform X1 has product MACLRTRDSNENLYSQLRPQQQQQQQQPPKRQQQSIKHSSRPLAVALVPAESQQNRSITQIYTDWANHYLEKVKSKRRIQDLPNDVTDGVILADVIEAVANQKLPDVNRKPKNASQMIDNIATCLRLLTALGIPLDDVTASEIHQGNLKSILTVFFALSRYKQQQKLQHQQQQQQQQEMAKIPIAKTNVSSIPAVGLVKRPGQMQMISKIAVPSSVHYGSPQLRPISSTATSAASSRSASPSLCSTGSGNLSSTGSLIPRTPTKTNSSVKINSIKTPLAAHPMQKQSMLDKFKLFKPNEKSVGIPTALSKRPSSSSGFSSGRSEQGDSSSFNSSNGHATPLTTLAVFDQPPSQKKTIPNALVVQNGTKERSIRTRAKNSPKLSPKVKRLAETEEISSSVKVNEQPAPATTMAAKPFCSGGSGIPKPTAAVKGTAKVVRKPSATEEAVLERTPGDGKEVPTASNKASCKSEMMMVEPSATNSTAVDSASSSAAPLPPHDSNLLGNSPAVSLRETTLSSQVAVKCNSGTDSPTTRLPSIADTSEPSSQQPTVSRSQNQPGHIPSDVVDQANQQQLEIKPQEKLADRADLIPPSESDQPDDCKADNARSLNNNSSFVAKVFPMTTSDLETSPPSSSDISDPTGQCQDDDEDESMNIQPMTIFPASKGLGKRHEYSNGPSQSFHESPTTVKRAANTSYADPLDGYLSEGGASLYARKLHYLAVTQRNKDEDSYDDSSSLSSGISDPWTDVYGLHFKMEHNGGVYPGIPNGYGTPLQNRRHPPAVAETSPYKQISSSQWKKFIEAGRLPSSERFQTELWKSDSRERSRSQQQEVPSPRKTEHKKLNTIESGKRSKVYTESETSERRQPAKGVPASFGYVKKNTGYPGLDVKRYDSSTMNGKAVTYKTANVATVPKLMEDQHRENNVPANSNRSLERPKTRLKVSGGTQTDLGGRTLKPTQYKAPPTSTQSSLNQPCGSFSDSEYQTTNGGVKFALPVGPSSATVNGKVANQQTGFKSYSLTAPIANQLSHNIRERLLLSGTQSLPKSHFNHINARGMEEKRLAHANFAAHLFAGVSELNGETDLNLDSPGASQSGDKLRDKDKSIKYVVNGRNMHTDGSLSDTPYTAYWNKYHPKNANDLAINPETNLDSAHGPKIPWLNNPPSPRLNRSNSVRSTKSEKVYPSMLQRNEESELNNFSSHVQENGCDTTSNHRYAGSSTSRSSLGNYSALLSLSRMNSKEEDCHGSSLSLVSTASSLYSSQEEKQASEIRKLRRDLAEAHEKVNTLSGQLSTNAHVVAAFEQSLASMTSRLQSLTMTAEHKENELQDLRQFIDQLRKQGFDAGSLGKMDSHSNHATISRQLSSDSVSSVTSQTTNMSSVSSLSPSQPNGSCSPSPSPSLKKKSWLRNSFSKAFSRSKRPQGGGPRQGTGSDSEDSSGPVRGMGSTWSAPSSPMLASHHPHPHSQMDVTDGDADRSVAVPETVQELKKQLREKDMVLTDIRLEALSSAHQLEALKETVSRMRNEMLTLKQDNERLHRQVDQKSAVSSPHHTVDRRGSHRRSPADEASVITDWMLGLDNDKDSKSIAIHLHIKQEDEDDVTSAIDTTHLWLIGYVAVSGKTRWDHLDHSVGKLFNEYLRQVDPQSHLGLDEECLSSYRVGEIVRSLNTDEEVATPPELLPCGYLVGDCNYIALIVKQSSKYDLPACLALDTLIPLPILSRYVSLLNEHGRVILSGPSGTGKSYLARKLADYCIGKDDVPSTSTTVLKVDASSCKEVRQYLSHVCESLLTGSSSDVPTVIILEDLHLAPSLCDIFAPLSHFESVREKQKFPYLIGTTGPMAQSSVHLQLQFNFRWILLANHAEPVQGLIQRFLRRRLIQSQLLAKSRDGALERVVEWIPRCWAHLNKFLETHNSADVTIGPRWFLQVPADSTCSQIWFTDLWNYTLGPYLLHAAKEGLQLYGKRAPWEDPTSWIISTYPWAQGSACDALMRLRPEDVGYDSATRSNSTSTSNQDRDPLVNMLIKLQEAAGLPSPVDNSENSSESLASGSESKVTNDTV; this is encoded by the exons atgGCGTGTCTACGCACCCGAGATTCCAACGAGAATCTTTACTCCCAACTGCGCccgcagcaacaacaacaacagcaacaaccacccaaaagacaacaacaatcgaTCAAACATTCTTCGCGTCCTCTAGCGGTGGCTCTTGTTCCCGCAGAGTCCCAGCAAAACAGATCCATCACCCAG ATCTACACCGACTGGGCCAATCACTACCTGGAGAAGGTCAAGTCGAAGCGACGCATCCAGGATCTGCCTAACGATGTCACCGATGGAGTGATTCTGGCCGACGTCATCGAAGCTGTCG CCAATCAGAAATTACCCGACGTCAATCGCAAACCGAAAAACGCCTCGCAAATG ATTGATAACATCGCCACTTGCCTGAGACTGCTGACGGCGCTGGGCATTCCACTGGACGACGTCACGGCCAGTGAGATACACCAGGGCAATTTGAAATCCATCCTCACCGTGTTTTTCGCCCTGTCGCGCTACAAACAGCAACAGAAATTGCAgcatcagcaacagcagcagcagcaacaagaaatggccaa GATTCCGATTGCCAAGACGAATGTTTCGTCGATTCCGGCGGTTGGACTCGTCAAAAGACCCGGGCAAATGCAGATGATCTCGAAAATAGCGGTGCCATCTAGTGTTCATTATG GTTCTCCACAGCTGAGACCGATTTCCAGCACTGCTACATCTGCTGCCAGTTCTCGATCAGCTAGTCCCAGCCTTTGCAGCACTG GAAGTGGCAACCTCTCTTCAACTGGTTCACTCATACCACGAACTCCAACTAAAACAAATTCTTCAGTAAA GATTAATTCAATCAAGACTCCACTGGCCGCTCATCCAATGCAGAAGCAATCCATGCtagataaatttaaattattcaagcCCAATGAAAAATCTGTTG GTATTCCAACTGCCCTATCGAAGAGGCCATCTAGTTCGAGTGGGTTCAGTTCTGGGCGTTCAGAGCAGGGAGATTCAAGTTCGTTCAACAGCAGTAACGGTCATGCAACTCCACTGACAACTTTGGCCGTTTTCGATCAACCACCATCGCAAAAGAAGACGATACCCAACGCTCTTGTAGTTCAAAACGGCACCAAAGAGAGAAGCATCAGAACTCGAGCGAAAAACTCGCCCAAATTGTCGCCCAAAGTGAAACGATTGGCCGAAACTGAAGAGATTAGCAGCAGTGTCAAAGTGAACGAGCAACCAGCCCCGGCGACGACGATGGCTGCCAAACCCTTTTGCTCTGGTGGTAGCGGTATACCCAAGCCGACAGCTGCCGTTAAGGGTACCGCCAAAGTTGTGAGGAAGCCAAGTGCAACGGAGGAGGCCGTCCTGGAGAGAACACCCGGTGATGGGAAAGAAGTACCGACCGCTTCTAATAAGGCTAGTTGCAAGTCcgagatgatgatggtggaACCCTCTGCTACAAATTCAACTGCTGTGGAtagcgcttcttcttctgctgctcCTTTGCCGCCTCACGATTCTAATTTGTTGGGAAACTCTCCAGCCGTTTCTCTTAGGGAAACTACGCTATCAAGTCAAGTGGCCGTCAAGTGCAATAGCGGCACGGATAGTCCCACTACGCGTCTTCCTTCGATTGCGGACACTAGTGAGCCAAGTAGTCAGCAGCCCACTGTATCCCGCTCTCAAAACCAACCAGGCCACATCCCTTCGGACGTTGTTGATCAAGCAAATCAGCAGCAGTTGGAAATCAAACCGCAGGAAAAGTTGGCCGACCGAGCCGATCTCATACCTCCATCCGAGAGCGATCAACCGGACGATTGCAAGGCCGACAATGCTCGGTCTTTGAACAACAACAGTAGTTTCGTGGCCAAAGTGTTCCCCATGACGACCAGCGACCTGGAAACGTCGCCACCTTCTTCCAGTGACATCAGTGACCCCACGGGCCAGTGTCAAGATGACGACGAGGACGAATCGATGAACATTCAACCCATGACGATATTTCCCGCCAGCAAGGGTCTCGGCAAGCGGCACGAGTATTCAAACGGGCCCAGCCAGTCGTTTCACGAGAGTCCAACGACAGTCAAACGGGCGGCAAACACTTCGTACGCCGATCCGCTCGATGGCTACTTGTCGGAGGGCGGTGCATCTCTCTATGCTCGGAAGCTCCATTATTTGGCGGTGACTCAGCGCAATAAAGATGAAGACAG TTACGACGACTCCAGTTCGCTTTCCAGTGGCATTTCAGATCCTTGGACCGACGTTTATGGACTTCATTTCAAg atgGAACACAATGGAGGTGTCTACCCTGGTATTCCCAATGGTTATGGAACGCCTCTGCAGAATCGCCGTCATCCACCCGCTGTCGCTGAAACTTCTCCTTACAA ACAAATCTCGAGTTCGCAATGGAAGAAGTTTATCGAGGCCGGCCGCTTGCCATCATCGGAAAGGTTCCAAACGGAACTTTGGAAGAGCGACTCCCGGGAACGATCACGATCCCAACAGCAGGAAGTCCCCTCCCCTAGAAAGACGGAGcacaaaaaattgaacacCATCGAGTCGGGCAAGCGGAGTAAAGTGTATACGGAAAGTGAAACAAGCGAACGACGCCAACCGGCAAAAGGCGTTCCAGCCTCGTTTGGCTACGTCAAGAAGAACACTGGGTATCCGGGATTGGACGTCAAGCGTTACGATTCGTCGACTATGAACGGAAAGGCAGTCACTTACAAGACGGCCAATGTGGCTACGGTTCCGAAGCTGATGGAAGACCAACATCGAGAGAACAATGTTCCAGCCAACTCGAATCGAAGCTTAGAAAGACCAAAAACTCGTTTGAAAGTCAGTGGTGGAACTCAAACGGACCTTGGCGGACGAACACTGAAGCCAACCCAGTACAAGGCGCCTCCGACATCTACGCAATCATCGCTCAACCAGCCGTGCGGATCTTTCAGCGACTCTGAATACCAAACTACCAACGGCGGAGTGAAATTCGCTTTGCCCGTTGGTCCCTCGTCCGCCACTGTCAATGGAAAAGTGGCCAATCAGCAAACGGGGTTTAAATCTTATTCGCTCACTGCCCCCATTGCCAATCAACTGTCGCACAACATTCGGGAACGCTTGTTACTTTCCGGCACACAGAGTCTTCCGAAATCCCATTTCAACCACATCAATGCCAGAG GCATGGAAGAGAAGCGTTTAGCGCATGCCAATTTCGCTGCACATTTATTTGCCGGCGTCAGCGAACTGAATGGAGAAACGGATTTGAATCTAGACTCGCCTGGAGCGTCTCAGTCGGGTGATAAGTTGCGTGACAAAGACAAGTCCATCAAGTACGTCGTCAACGGCAGGAACATGCACACGGACGGATCACTTAGTGACACGCCCTACACGGCCTACTGGAACAAGTACCATCCCAAGAACGCCAATG ATTTGGCGATTAATCCAGAGACGAATTTAGATTCTGCACATGGCCCTAAAATACCTTGGCTGAATAACCCGCCAAGTCCTCGATTGAATCGTAGCAACAGCGTTCG TTCGACAAAGTCAGAAAAGGTGTATCCTTCCATGTTGCAACGCAATGAAGAGAGTGAGCTAAACAATTTCAGTAGTCACGTACAAGAAAACGGATGTGACACTACAAGTAACCATCGTTACGCGGGATCATCTACGTCCCGGTCTTCGCTAGGCAACTACAGCGCTCTCCTGTCACTCTCTAGAATGAattccaaagaagaagatt GCCACGGATCATCCCTCAGTCTGGTTTCGACAGCTAGTTCCTTATATTCCTCCCAAGAAGAGAAACAGGCATCGGAAATCCGCAAGTTGAGACGGGATTTAGCTGAAGCTCACGAGAAAGTAAACACGTTGTCTGGACAACTGTCCACTAAT GCTCACGTAGTTGCTGCTTTCGAACAGTCGTTGGCCAGCATGACTAGTCGCTTACAATCACTGACCATGACAGCCGAGCACAAG gAAAATGAACTTCAGGATTTACGCCAGTTTATTGATCAATTACGTAAGCAAGGGTTCGATGCTGGGTCCTTGGGGAAAATGGACTCGCATTCCAACCATGCAACAATATCACGTCAACTGTCGAGCGATTCTGTTTCGAGCGTGACTTCTCAGACGACGAATATGAGCTCGGTTTCGTCCTTGTCGCCATCCCAGCCCAATGGATCCTGCTCACCTTCACCTTCTCCTTCACTGAAAAAGAAGTCGTGGTTGCGTAATTCGTTCTCAAAAGCTTTTTCACGCTCCAAACGACCGCAAGGAGGAGGCCCTCGCCAGGGCACTGGATCAGACTCTGAAGATTCTTCCGGTCCCGTACGTGGAATGGGCAGCACTTGGTCGGCTCCTTCCTCTCCTATGTTAGCTAGTCACCATCCACATCCCCATAGTCAGATGGACGTGACAGATGGCGATGCCGATCGATCGGTAGCCGTTCCAGAAACTGTTCAAGAACTCAAGAAACAGCTCAGAGAAAAGGATATGGTGCTGACCGATATCCGTCTCGAAGCGCTATCTTCTGCCCACCAATTGGAAGCGCTCAAGGAAACGGTTTCCAGGATGAGG aaCGAAATGCTTACGCTGAAGCAAGACAATGAGAGGCTCCATCGTCAAGTAGATCAGAAATCAGCTGTCTCATCCCCTCATCATACGGTTGATCGTCGTGGATCCCATCGTCGATCGCCAGCCGATGAAGCATCTGTCATTACTG aTTGGATGCTTGGACTGGACAATGACAAGGACAGCAAATCGATCGCTATACATCTCCACATAAAGCAAGAGGACGAGGATGATGTCACATCGGCAATCGATACTACTCATTTGTGGTTGATTGGATATGTCGCTGTCAGCGGAAAGACTCGTTGGGATCATCTGGACCACTCTGTTGGCAAGCTCTTTAACGAGTACTTGCGACAGGTTGACCCTCAATCTCACCTTGGATTGGATGAAGAATGCCTGTCTTCCTATCGTGTTGGAGAAATTGTGCGATCGTTGAACACCGACGAAGAAGTTGCTACTCCTCCTGAACTGCTACCGTGTGGCTATTTGGTGGGCGATTGCAATTACATCGCTTTAATAGTGAAACAAAGCTCCAAATATGACTTGCCAGCTTGCCTCGCACTAGACACGCTCATACCTCTACCTATACTCAGCAG ATATGTGTCGTTATTGAACGAACATGGACGAGTCATCCTGAGTGGACCTTCAGGAACGGGCAAATCTTATTTGGCTCGAAAACTTGCCGACTATTGTATCGGGAAGGATGATGTTCCTTCAACTTCCACCACTGTGCTCAA AGTTGATGCTTCGAGCTGTAAGGAAGTTCGGCAATATTTGAGTCACGTCTGTGAATCTTTGCTGACTGGCAGTTCAAGCGACGTTCCTACTGTTATAATTTTGGAAGATTTACACCTGGCTCCTTCCCTTTGCGATATCTTTGCGCCACTGTCTCACTTTGAGTCGGttagagagaaacaaaaattcccgTACCTTATTGGCACTACAGGCCCAATGGCGCAATCCTCGGTGCACCTCCAGTTACAGTTTAATTTCAG GTGGATTCTTTTAGCAAATCATGCAGAGCCGGTTCAAGGCCTTATCCAGCGTTTCTTACGTCGTCGTTTAATTCAAAGTCAACTGCTGGCTAAATCACGTGACGGAGCATTGGAGCGAGTTGTCGAGTGGATCCCTCGTTGTTGGGCCCACCTGAACAAATTTCTGGAGACTCACAATTCGGCTGACGTGACGATTGGCCCGCGTTGGTTCCTACAGGTCCCAGCTGATTCGACGTGCTCACAAATTTGGTTCACCGATCTTTGGAATTATACTTTGGGGCCGTACCTGCTGCACGCAGCTAAAGAAGGGCTTCAGCTCTATGGAAAACGAGCGCCATGGGAAGATCCTACGTCATGGATCATATCCACTTATCCTTGGGCTCAAGGCAGTGCCTGTGATGCTCTTATGCG actTCGACCTGAAGATGTTGGTTACGACTCGGCAACAAGATCAAATTCTACGAGTACTTCAAACCAGGATCGAGATCCATtg GTTAACATGCTAATTAAACTGCAAGAAGCAGCCGGCCTCCCAAGTCCAGTGGACAACTCAGAAAACAGTTCCGAATCACTAGCCAGTGGAAGCGAGTCCAAAGTGACTAATGATACAGTTTAA